The Sphingobium sp. JS3065 genome includes a region encoding these proteins:
- a CDS encoding DUF736 domain-containing protein produces MATIGTFTQAGNGSFTGTIKTLTLNAKATLRPIDKESEKAPDYRLAVGSVECGAGWKKTSRENRDYVSVKLDDPTFPAPIYATLSETETAGEYALIWSR; encoded by the coding sequence ATGGCGACCATCGGCACCTTCACCCAGGCAGGCAATGGCTCCTTCACCGGAACCATCAAGACGCTCACCCTCAACGCCAAGGCTACCCTCCGGCCGATCGACAAGGAAAGCGAGAAGGCCCCCGACTACCGCCTCGCGGTCGGCTCCGTCGAGTGCGGCGCGGGATGGAAGAAGACCAGCCGCGAAAACCGCGACTACGTCTCGGTCAAGCTGGACGATCCCACCTTCCCGGCCCCGATCTACGCCACTCTGTCCGAGACCGAGACCGCCGGCGAATACGCGCTGATC